One window of the Micropterus dolomieu isolate WLL.071019.BEF.003 ecotype Adirondacks linkage group LG08, ASM2129224v1, whole genome shotgun sequence genome contains the following:
- the cfap276 gene encoding protein C1orf194 homolog: protein MSGRDPFPSPKFENGFTLSGFLPQQKKTFDKPTHLAQTEEPWSRLHDTATLASTRRSVLHYEPQGQNDSLDFQLKSVYDHHKDFFWSKNQVLYQKETISEEQRKEEYLKQDMLEKEQQKDIRVWIDPQRRSIYSIK, encoded by the exons ATGTCAGGCCGGGATCCTTTCCCCTCCCCAAAGTTTGAAAACGGCTTCACTCTCAGCGGCTTTCTGCCGCAGCAG aaaaaaacatttgataaaCCAACTCACCTCGCCCAAACTGAGGAACCCTGGAGTCGCCTCCATGATACAGCCACTTTGGCCAGCACCCGGCGTAGTGTTCTGCATTATGAGCCTCAG GGTCAAAACGACAGCCTCGACTTTCAGCTTAAGTCTGTCTACGATCACCACAAGGACTTCTTCTGGAGCAAGAACCAGGTTTTATACCAGAAGGAGACCATCTCTGAGGAGCAAAG GAAAGAAGAATATTTAAAGCAGGACATGCTGGAAAAGGAACAACAGAAAGACATCAGAGTGTGGATCGACCCACAGAGGCGCTccatttacagcattaaatga
- the elapor1 gene encoding endosome/lysosome-associated apoptosis and autophagy regulator 1: MQRGPTHLSHLLLWLLLAPASADLPMCKESDYHFEYTDCDVLGSRWRVAVPNKADTCTGLPDPVKGTQCTFSCSEGEFLDMQSQECQKCAAGTYSLGTGVAFDEWDTLPSGFETHGVNTNYGDAHTDCSNSTWTPKGDYVASNTDECTATLSYAVSLKKPGTVAFEYFYPDSGIYFEFFVQNDQCQSTDSQNRWIKRSESKWSKYEVELNSGNNVLYWRATSYALQASAVKPVLLRNIAISGVAYTSECFHCKPGTHSAKEGSARCAPCPAETYSNKGATVCHQCESDTYAEAGSGTCKPRPSCTNSDYFYTHTPCDSEGKTQLMYKWIEPKICSETIEGAVTLPASGEKQTCPPCNPGFFVTNSSTCEPCDKGFYSNGTACTKCPVGTEPVLGLEYKWWNTMPSNMKSYTFRREFGDTEHSTAWEVAGEYVYTTPGDQDTDYLMLTLSVTGYRLPQSMAKDSERSELSHITFVFETTCTADCKFFFLAGYNQWSNDVVEQWKGSNRKQSYSYLIQSNSTVSFTWTFQRTEEFNVERKYSADVAKIYSIHITNVIEGVASHCRHCALSSGNEGSACVPCPPGHYMVNGTGVCMSCPPNTFIRADQPVGEAACVQCGPNMKSNKGHTACISDCTLDVQTGGGALLHYDFSPLANVTGFQSSPRFTNKGLRYFHRFNLGLCGKESRVPATCVDNVTEIRREVKGYVCQSTVVPSDIRSQTVVSSQPFLIGDSLIGVTTDTTLSSISSPKWLFPPASGLPDIIFYYKSSETTQACKQGRSATIRLRCNPTVAATDLITLPSNCSEGTCDGCTFHFMWQSQHACPLCTKSHYREIVSACIQGIQRTTYVWQQPLQCYGGESLPAQKVSACVTLDFWLKFGVSTGTIAAVLLISLSCYFWKKTRKLQYKYSKLMMSSGGKECELPTADSCAIMEGEDAEDDVMYLTKKSFFTKMKSFSRERTSDGFDSVPLKSSSSCQQREDEDSDDA, from the exons ATGCAGCGAGGCCCGACACACCTGAGCCACCTGTTACTTTGGCTGCTTCTTGCGCCAGCGTCTGCGGATTTGCCCATGTGCAAAGAG TCAGATTATCACTTTGAGTACACAGACTGTGATGTGCTCGGGTCACGATGGAGAGTGGCGGTTCCCAACAAAGCTGACACATGCACAGGCCTCCCAGATCCAGTCAAAGGCACCCAGTGCA CCTTCTCCTGTAGTGAGGGGGAATTCCTCGACATGCAGTCGCAGGAGTGCCAGAAGTGTGCTGCAGGCACCTACTCTCTGGGCACTGGGGTGGCCTTTGATGAGTGGGACACCCTGCCCTCTGGTTTTGAGACCCATGGGGTGAACACAAACTACGGGGACGCCCACACAGACTGCTCCAA CTCAACCTGGACTCCAAAGGGCGATTATGTAGCCTCAAACACAGATGAGTGCACTGCAACGCTGTCCTACGCTGTGAGCCTGAAGAAACCTGGAACTGTGGCCTTTGAATATTTCTACCCTGACAGCGGCATTTATTTTGAGTTCTTt GTTCAGAATGACCAGTGTCAGTCTACGGACTCTCAAAACCGGTGGATAAAGAGATCTGAGAGCAAATGGAGCAAATACGAG GTTGAGCTGAACAGCGGCAACAATGTGCTGTATTGGAGAGCCACTTCGTACGCTCTGCAGGCCAGTGCTGTGAAACCTGTGCTGTTAAGAAACATTGCCATCTCCG gggTGGCCTACACATCAGAGTGTTTCCATTGTAAACCTGGCACCCACAGTGCAAAAGAAGGATCTGCCCGCTGTGCCCCCTGCCCTGCTGAAACCTACTCCAACAAGGGTGCCACTGTTTGCCATCAGTGTGAATCAGACACATATGCAG AGGCTGGTTCAGGGACCTGCAAACCGAGACCTTCATGTACAAACAGTGACTACTTCTACACCCACACTCCCTGTGACTCTGAGGGAAAG ACCCAGCTCATGTACAAGTGGATCGAGCCTAAGATCTGCAGTGAGACCATCGAAGGAGCTGTGACACTGCCCGCATCAGGGGAGAAGCAAACCTGTCCCCCATGTAACCCGGGTTTCTTTGTCACCAACTCATCCACCTGTGAACCCTGTGACAAAGGTTTCTACTCAAACGGAACAG CGTGTACCAAGTGCCCTGTTGGCACGGAGCCAGTGTTGGGTCTTGAGTACAAATGGTGGAACACGATGCCGAGCAACATGAAGAGCTACACCTTCCGTCGGGAGTTCGGCGACACTGAACACAGCACGG CATGGGAGGTGGCTGGAGAGTATGTTTACACCACTCCTGGGGATCAGGACACAGACTACCTGATGCTCACGCTCAGTGTCACTGGATACAG GCTGCCTCAGTCCATGGCCAAAGACAGTGAAAGGAGTGAACTCTCTCACATCACCTTCGTTTTTGAGACCACATGTACAGCTGACTGCAAATTTTTTTTCCTGGCG GGTTATAATCAGTGGAGTAATGATGTGGTGGAGCAGTGGAAAGGCAGCAACCGCAAACAGTCGTACTCCTACCTGATCCAGAGCAACAGCACCGTCAGCTTCACCTGGACATTTCAGCGAACAGAGGAATTTAACGTG GAGAGGAAATACAGTGCTGATGTTGCAAAGATCTACTCAATCCACATCACCAATGTGATCGAAGGCGTGGCCTCTCATTGTCGCCACTGTGCCCTGAGTTCTGGTAACGAGGGCTCTGCCTGTGTTCCCTGCCCACCGGGACACTACATGGTCAATGGGACAGGAGTGTGTATGAGCTGCCCGCCAAACACCTTCATCAGGGCCGATCAGCCAGTCGGAGAGGCTGCTTGTGTTCAGTGTGGACCAAATATGAAGAGTAACAAG GGCCACACAGCATGTATCAGTGACTGTACGTTGGACGTACAGACAGGAGGGGGAGCACTGCTGCACTATGACTTCTCTCCTCTGGCCAATGTCACCGGCTTCCAGAGCAGCCCGCGCTTCACCAACAAAGGCCTGAGATATTTCCACCGCTTTAATTTGGGTCTGTGTGGGAAAGAG AGCAGAGTACCGGCCACCTGTGTGGACAATGTAACAGAGATTAGGAGAGAGGTCAAAGGTTACGTATGTCAGTCCACTGTGGTTCCCTCTGACATCAGGAGTCAGACCGTGGTTTCTTCCCAGCCTTTCCTTATTGGTGACTCACTCATAG GTGTGACAACTGACACAACCCTGAGTAGCATCTCCTCTCCAAAATGGCTGTTTCCCCCTGCGTCCGGCCTGCCAGATATCATATTCTATTACAA GTCCAGTGAGACGACTCAAGCTTGTAAACAAGGCAGGTCAGCCACCATCAGACTGAGATGCAATCCCACAGTGGCCGCTACAGACCTCATCACGCTGCCAAG TAACTGTTCAGAGGGGACGTGTGATGGTTGTACTTTCCACTTTATGTGGCAGAGCCAGCATGCTTGTCCACTCTGCACCAAAAGCCACTACAGAGAGATTGTCAGTGCTTGCATCCAGGGAATACAG AGGACCACCTATGTGTGGCAGCAGCCGTTGCAGTGTTATGGAGGAGAGTCATTACCAGCACAAAAAGTCAGTGCTTGTGTGACTCTGGATTTCTGGCTTAAGTTTGGTGTTTCCACGGGAACGATCGCCGCTGTGCTGCTCATCAGTCTCAGCTGCTATTTCTGGAAGAAGACACGCAA GTTGCAGTATAAGTACTCCAAGCTGATGATGAGCTCTGGGGGTAAAGAGTGTGAGCTGCCCACCGCAGACAGCTGTGCAATAATGGAGGGAGAGGACGCAGAAGATGATGTCATGTACCTCACCAAGAAATCCTTCTTCACCAAAATGAAGTCCTTCTCACGAGAG AGGACGTCAGATGGATTTGACTCGGTTCCACTTAAGTCATCATCTTCATGCCAGCAAAGAGAGGACGAAGACTCAGATGATGCTTAA